One Actinomycetospora corticicola genomic window, GATCACCGCGACCTTGCGGCCCTGGATGATCGACAGATCGGCATCGGCGTCGTAGAAGATCTCGACACTCATGGGAACTGCGGTTCCTTCCTGACTGACGCTCTGAAAGACGTACTAACGATTCGCGGCGATCGCGCGCGGCCCGCGGGCCAGTGCGACCATCCCCGACTGGACGATCTCGCGGATGCCGTAGGGCTCGAGCATCCGCCGCAGGGCCGACAGCTTGTCAGCCGTGCCGGTGGCCTCGACGGTGACCGCGTCGGGAGCGACGTCGACCACCTTCGCCCGGAACATCTGCGTCACCTCGAGCACCTGCGACCGCACGGTGGCGTCGGCCCGCACCTTGAGCATGACCAGTTCGCGCTGGACCGAGGTCGTCGGCTCCAGCTCCACGATCTTGATGACGTTGACCAGCTTGTTGAGCTGCTTGGTCACCTGCTCGAGCGGGAACTCGTCGACGCTGACGCAGATGGTCATGCGGGAGATCCCGTGCTCCTCGGTCGGGCCGACCGCGAGCGACTGGATGTTGTAGCCGCGCCGGGAGAACAGCCCCGAGATCCGGGCCAGCACGCCGGGCTTGTCCTCGACGAGGACCGACAGCGTGTGCGTGCTCATCGGACCTCGTCCTCGCGCTCGATGTTCGTGACGACCTCGTCCGCGCCCCCGGCCTCGGGGTCGTCGAACAGGGGCCGGATGTCCCGCGCGGCCATGATCTGGTCGTTGCCGGTGCCGGCGGCGACCATCGGCCACACCTGGGCGTCCGCCCCGACGGTGAAGTCGATGACGACGGGACGGTCGTTGATCGCCATGGCCTGCTCGATCACGCGGTCGACGTCGTCCTTCGACTCGCAGCGCAGGCCCTCGCAGCCCAGCGCCTCGGCGAGCATCACGAAGTCGGGCACGCGGTGCTTGTGCGTGCCGAGCTCGGTGTTCGAGTAGCGCTCCCCGTAGAACAGGGTCTGCCACTGACGCACCATGCCGAGGTTGCCGTTGTTGATGACGGCGACCTTGATCGGGATGCCCTCAATCGCGCAGGTGGCGAGTTCCTGGTTGGTCATCTGGAAGCAGCCGTCGCCGTCGATGCACCAGACGGTCGTGTCGGGCATGCCGACCTTCGCGCCCATCGCGGCGGGCACGCCGTAGCCCATCGTCCCGGCGCCGCCGGAGTTGAGCCACGTCCGCGGGTGCTCGTAGCCGATGAACTGCGCGGCCCACATCTGGTGCTGGCCGACGCCCGCGGAGTAGATGGCCTCGGGGCCGGCGATCTTCCCGATGCGCTCGATGACGTACTCGGGCGACAGGGTGCCGTCGGCCGGCTCGTCGTAGCCGAGCGGGAAGGTCTCGCGCCAGGAGTTGAGCTGGTTCCACCACGACGTCAGGTCGGGGCGCTCGGCCCCGTCCTGCGAGCGGGTGCGCAGGGCCGCGGTGAGCTCGCCGATGACCTCGCGGGCGTCGCCGACGATCGGCACGTCCGCGACCCGGTTCTTGCCGATCTCGGCGGGGTCGATGTCGGCGTGCACGATCTTCGCACCCTGCGCGAACGTCGACAGATCGCCGGTGACGCGGTCGTCGAACCGGGCGCCGAGCGCGACGAGCAGGTCGGAGCGCTGCATGGCCGCGACCGCCGCGACGGTGCCGTGCATGCC contains:
- the ilvN gene encoding acetolactate synthase small subunit; translated protein: MSTHTLSVLVEDKPGVLARISGLFSRRGYNIQSLAVGPTEEHGISRMTICVSVDEFPLEQVTKQLNKLVNVIKIVELEPTTSVQRELVMLKVRADATVRSQVLEVTQMFRAKVVDVAPDAVTVEATGTADKLSALRRMLEPYGIREIVQSGMVALARGPRAIAANR
- a CDS encoding acetolactate synthase large subunit — encoded protein: MTTARPRPAPRTGAPSEQQDTAAQASPSSRPAARPARVDPTPATGAQSLVRSLEAVGCDVVFGIPGGAILPAYDPLYDSTLVRHILVRHEQGAGHAATGYAQATGRVGVCIATSGPGATNLVTPLADAMLDSVPIVAITGQVGRKMIGTDAFQEADICGITLPITKHNMLVTDPADIPRAITEAFHIASTGRPGPVLVDLPKDVLQAQTTFSWPVEMALPGYRPTTKPHGKQIREAARLIAEAERPVLYVGGGVIKAEAAAELMDLARETGAPVVTTLMARGVFPDSHPQNLGMPGMHGTVAAVAAMQRSDLLVALGARFDDRVTGDLSTFAQGAKIVHADIDPAEIGKNRVADVPIVGDAREVIGELTAALRTRSQDGAERPDLTSWWNQLNSWRETFPLGYDEPADGTLSPEYVIERIGKIAGPEAIYSAGVGQHQMWAAQFIGYEHPRTWLNSGGAGTMGYGVPAAMGAKVGMPDTTVWCIDGDGCFQMTNQELATCAIEGIPIKVAVINNGNLGMVRQWQTLFYGERYSNTELGTHKHRVPDFVMLAEALGCEGLRCESKDDVDRVIEQAMAINDRPVVIDFTVGADAQVWPMVAAGTGNDQIMAARDIRPLFDDPEAGGADEVVTNIEREDEVR